A part of Neovison vison isolate M4711 chromosome 8, ASM_NN_V1, whole genome shotgun sequence genomic DNA contains:
- the FKBP1A gene encoding peptidyl-prolyl cis-trans isomerase FKBP1A: MGVQVETISPGDGRTFPKRGQTCVVHYTGMLEDGKKFDSSRDRNKPFKFMLGKQEVIRGWEEGVAQMSVGQRAKLTISPDYAYGATGHPGIIPPNATLVFDVELLKLE, from the exons ATGGGAGTGCAGGTGGAGACCATCTCACCCGGAGACG GGCGCACCTTCCCGAAGCGCGGCCAGACCTGCGTGGTGCACTACACGG GGATGCTTGAAGATGGAAAGAAATTTGATTCCTCCCGGGACAGAAACAAGCCCTTTAAGTTTATGCTAGGCAAGCAGGAGGTGATCCGAGGCTGGGAAGAAGGGGTTGCCCAG atgagtGTGGGTCAGAGAGCCAAACTGACCATCTCCCCAGACTACGCCTACGGTGCTACTGGGCACCCAGGCATCATCCCACCAAATGCCACTCTCGTCTTTGACGTGGAGCTTCTGAAACTGGAATGA